From Oncorhynchus mykiss isolate Arlee chromosome 6, USDA_OmykA_1.1, whole genome shotgun sequence, the proteins below share one genomic window:
- the LOC110525004 gene encoding radiation-inducible immediate-early gene IEX-1: protein MCASSSESQATSWQSVPVGPLGAPAAAGGTYRPASLRPRGRRPPRVLYPPLVRRVLPREEPDSARRWLLLLSALLFLQIYTEESSCGPPELQLHTPETSPSPSFPQEGEGITDIARLWGGPEHGSALEATVECAV from the coding sequence ATGTGTGCCTCCAGTTCAGAGAGCCAAGCTACTTCCTGGCAAAGTGTTCCCGTCGGGCCCTTAGGAGCCCCTGCTGCAGCTGGGGGGACATACCGGCCGGCGTCTCTCCGGCCCCGAGGACGCAGGCCACCCAGGGTGCTCTACCCTCCCCTGGTGAGAAGAGTCCTGCCCCGGGAAGAACCTGACTCCGCACGCCGTTGGCTACTGCTCCTCTCGGCTCTGCTCTTTCTACAGATCTACACAGAGGAGTCATCCTGCGGCCCGCCTGAGCTCCAGCTGCACACCCCGGAGACCTCCCCGTCCCCAAGCTTCCcccaggagggagaggggatcaCGGACATTGCCAGGCTGTGGGGAGGGCCCGAACATGGATCAGCCCTTGAGGCTACAGTAGAGTGTGCAGTGTGA